Proteins encoded by one window of Desulfuromonas sp.:
- the rlmKL gene encoding bifunctional 23S rRNA (guanine(2069)-N(7))-methyltransferase RlmK/23S rRNA (guanine(2445)-N(2))-methyltransferase RlmL, translating to MTQNLTFFATAAKGMEPLLADELRQLGGLRATEARAGVSFGGDLELGYRTCLWSRVASRVLLNLASFPAATPEELYDGVRSIAWHEHLTPEGSLAVDANVVRSQVSHSHYAALKVKDAVVDHFRDGFGVRPYVELERPDVRINLFLKQDQATVSIDLSGESLHRRGYREEGVRAPLKESLAAALLIRAGWPAVALQGGGLVDPMCGSGTLPVEAALMAGDVAPGMLRTYFGFIGWKGHDRPLWERLLAEAGQRREAGLAGLPPIHGTDVDGRAVEAARSNARRAGLDGVVRFERCALEEVVPGNKAGAVPGLVVVNPPYGERLGDVDGLRPLYALLGDRLKEHFPAWKAAVFTGNPELGKEIGLRACKIHTLFNGALKCQLLHFEIDPRWYWGSSPRAGRLSSPSPLGEGALMFANRLRKNMRHLGRWARRNAISCYRLYDADLPEYAVAVDLYGEWVHVQEYEAPNTVDPEKARTRLKEVMAVLPEILNVPQEQVFLKVRRRQKGRAQYVKLDGQSRFHEVREGECRFLVNLADYLDTGLFLDHRPMRFKIGEMARGKRFLNLFAYTGTATVHAALGGAASTTSVDLSATYLDWARRNLALNGLDDSRHELVQADCLSWLEKESRRFDLIFLDPPTFSNSKRMEGDFDVQRDHVALLEAAARLLAPGGELFFSTNNRGFRLDPGGFSRFNIEDISSQTIPQDFQRNPRIHRCWRVSLP from the coding sequence ATGACGCAGAACCTTACCTTTTTTGCCACCGCCGCCAAGGGGATGGAACCTCTTCTGGCCGATGAATTGCGCCAACTGGGCGGACTTCGGGCCACAGAGGCCAGGGCGGGGGTCTCCTTCGGGGGCGACCTTGAACTGGGCTACAGGACCTGTCTCTGGTCCCGGGTGGCGAGCAGGGTTCTTCTGAACCTGGCGAGCTTTCCCGCAGCGACACCGGAGGAACTCTACGACGGGGTCCGCTCCATTGCCTGGCATGAACATCTGACCCCCGAAGGAAGCCTGGCCGTCGATGCCAATGTCGTCCGCTCCCAGGTCAGCCACTCTCATTACGCCGCTCTCAAGGTCAAGGACGCGGTTGTGGACCATTTTCGGGACGGTTTCGGGGTGCGCCCCTACGTGGAACTGGAGAGGCCGGATGTGCGGATCAATCTTTTTCTCAAGCAGGACCAGGCGACGGTCAGTATCGACCTCTCCGGTGAAAGTCTTCACCGCCGTGGCTACCGCGAGGAGGGTGTCAGGGCTCCGCTCAAGGAGAGTTTGGCCGCGGCCCTTTTGATACGGGCCGGCTGGCCGGCGGTGGCCCTGCAGGGCGGCGGCCTGGTGGACCCCATGTGCGGCTCCGGGACCCTGCCCGTCGAGGCGGCCCTGATGGCAGGGGATGTGGCGCCGGGGATGCTGCGGACTTATTTCGGCTTTATCGGTTGGAAGGGACACGACCGTCCCCTGTGGGAGCGACTGCTCGCCGAGGCGGGCCAACGGCGGGAGGCGGGTCTGGCCGGTCTGCCCCCCATTCACGGCACCGATGTCGACGGCCGGGCCGTCGAGGCGGCCAGAAGCAATGCCCGGCGGGCCGGCCTGGACGGCGTGGTCCGTTTCGAACGGTGCGCTTTGGAAGAGGTCGTCCCGGGCAATAAGGCGGGAGCCGTTCCCGGCCTTGTGGTCGTCAACCCTCCTTACGGGGAAAGACTTGGGGACGTGGACGGCCTGAGGCCTCTCTACGCTCTCCTGGGCGACCGGTTGAAGGAGCATTTCCCGGCGTGGAAGGCGGCGGTTTTCACCGGCAATCCGGAACTGGGCAAGGAGATCGGCCTGAGGGCCTGCAAAATCCATACTCTGTTCAATGGCGCCCTGAAGTGCCAGCTTCTGCATTTCGAGATTGATCCCCGCTGGTACTGGGGGTCCTCCCCCCGGGCCGGGCGCCTTTCGTCCCCGTCCCCTCTGGGGGAGGGGGCCCTGATGTTTGCCAACCGCCTGCGCAAGAACATGCGCCACCTCGGGCGCTGGGCGCGCCGCAACGCCATCTCATGTTACCGGCTCTATGACGCCGACCTGCCGGAGTATGCGGTGGCGGTCGATCTTTACGGCGAGTGGGTTCATGTTCAGGAGTACGAGGCCCCCAATACAGTGGACCCCGAAAAGGCCCGGACGCGTTTGAAGGAGGTCATGGCGGTTCTTCCGGAGATTCTGAACGTTCCGCAGGAGCAGGTCTTTCTCAAGGTCCGGCGGCGCCAGAAAGGGCGTGCCCAGTACGTCAAGCTGGACGGGCAGAGTCGCTTCCACGAGGTGCGCGAGGGTGAGTGCAGGTTCCTCGTGAACCTCGCCGATTACCTCGACACCGGACTCTTTCTCGACCACCGGCCGATGCGGTTCAAAATCGGGGAAATGGCCCGCGGTAAGCGCTTTCTGAACCTCTTCGCCTATACCGGGACCGCTACCGTTCATGCGGCCCTGGGGGGGGCCGCCTCCACAACCTCCGTGGACCTCTCAGCGACCTATCTCGACTGGGCGCGGCGCAATCTGGCGCTCAACGGACTCGACGACTCCCGGCACGAACTGGTCCAGGCCGATTGCCTGAGCTGGCTTGAGAAGGAGTCCCGCCGCTTCGATCTCATTTTTCTCGATCCCCCGACATTCTCCAATTCCAAGCGGATGGAGGGTGACTTCGACGTGCAGAGGGACCACGTCGCTCTTCTGGAGGCCGCCGCAAGGCTTCTCGCTCCGGGAGGGGAGCTGTTCTTTTCCACCAACAATCGAGGCTTCAGGCTCGACCCCGGCGGCTTCTCCCGGTTCAATATCGAGGACATTTCCTCCCAGACCATTCCACAGGACTTTCAGCGCAACCCCCGGATCCACCGCTGCTGGCGCGTGTCTTTGCCCTAG
- a CDS encoding polysaccharide biosynthesis tyrosine autokinase, producing MNTKEEEIHLRDYLRIINKRRGTVVMVLIVVLALTLLRTFSATPLYSGTTKVMIEKVAPSELVDAYRYNSWDPEYYETQFQLIQSQGVGRRVVDKLKLEETWDSYMGGAEENSSLLQGVGNWFREVKTIVFKTLGLGRTASESAEEETEAGSGRSLADGLASMISGGISVSPVEESRIVDISYVSTNPQFAALIANSVAEAYIEETIEMKMESTRRSLDWMTKKADEERQKLEKTEIDLQDYMRANDLVTLEDRIAVLPQKLSQIGTELIRAEANRENLEASYYKARKVSNDPDAAETIPRIAEDKGLQTLREQIIKAEQHAMELSGKYGRKHPSMIKAANDLEVLKNKKRQIVTRLIAGMRNEYELALSFENNLLDQMKKTKAEALNLNEKFIQYGVLKREIDTNRQLFDALLVKMKEQSITGETQPVNLWIVEEASVPTYPISPRKTRNILLGILVGLFGGVGLAFFIDYLDNTVKYPEETESQLDTPVLGLIMFHKTENQNVEEVVLKEPLSPLAESYKALRTGVLLSAADAPPRKILVTSSEAGAGKTTTSCNLALSLAQSEKRVLLIDCDLRKPRMHKVFGLSNKSGLSTYLAGVSAGGFLQEGPIPNLTLMSSGPIPPNPSELLTSARMQKLLDTLQESFDIIICDTPPLLSVADARILSRVCDGVIVVTKARQTTYEMARKALKGLRDVNSTVLGVVINALNLEKSDYYYYNYYQYYYSAYKEEKPQEEAA from the coding sequence ATGAATACTAAAGAAGAGGAAATCCATTTAAGGGATTACCTGCGTATCATCAACAAACGGCGCGGAACCGTGGTCATGGTTCTGATCGTCGTACTTGCACTGACCCTGCTCAGAACCTTCAGCGCCACCCCTCTTTATTCGGGGACGACGAAGGTCATGATCGAAAAGGTGGCTCCCAGTGAGCTGGTTGACGCCTATCGGTACAACTCCTGGGATCCCGAATACTACGAGACCCAGTTTCAACTGATTCAAAGCCAGGGAGTTGGCCGTCGGGTCGTTGACAAGTTGAAGCTTGAGGAGACCTGGGATTCGTACATGGGGGGAGCCGAGGAGAATTCCTCCCTGCTGCAGGGGGTCGGAAACTGGTTTCGGGAGGTTAAAACCATTGTTTTCAAGACCCTTGGTTTAGGGCGGACTGCGTCCGAGAGTGCTGAAGAGGAAACCGAAGCGGGGTCGGGGAGGTCCCTGGCGGACGGGTTGGCTTCCATGATCAGTGGGGGAATCAGTGTCAGTCCCGTCGAGGAAAGCCGTATCGTCGATATCAGCTATGTTTCGACGAATCCTCAGTTTGCGGCACTGATCGCCAATTCGGTGGCGGAGGCCTATATCGAGGAGACCATCGAGATGAAGATGGAATCGACGCGCCGCTCTCTGGACTGGATGACTAAGAAGGCCGATGAGGAGCGCCAAAAGCTCGAAAAAACCGAGATAGACCTTCAGGACTACATGCGGGCGAACGATCTGGTGACTCTTGAGGACCGGATTGCGGTCCTCCCCCAAAAACTTTCCCAGATCGGGACCGAACTGATCCGGGCCGAGGCCAACAGGGAAAACCTGGAGGCTTCGTATTATAAGGCCCGGAAGGTTTCCAATGATCCCGATGCCGCCGAGACCATTCCCCGTATCGCCGAGGATAAGGGCCTGCAGACCCTGCGCGAACAGATCATCAAGGCCGAGCAGCACGCGATGGAACTGTCCGGGAAATATGGCCGGAAGCACCCCTCCATGATCAAAGCCGCCAATGATCTCGAAGTCCTCAAGAATAAAAAACGTCAGATCGTAACCCGGCTCATCGCGGGGATGAGGAACGAGTATGAGTTGGCTCTCTCTTTCGAGAACAACCTTCTGGACCAGATGAAAAAAACCAAGGCCGAAGCCCTCAATTTGAACGAGAAGTTCATCCAGTACGGGGTCTTGAAAAGGGAGATCGATACCAACCGCCAGTTGTTCGATGCCCTGCTGGTGAAAATGAAGGAGCAGAGTATTACCGGGGAGACCCAGCCGGTCAACCTCTGGATAGTCGAGGAGGCTTCCGTTCCGACCTACCCCATCAGCCCCCGCAAAACCAGGAACATTCTCCTGGGGATTCTCGTCGGGCTGTTCGGCGGCGTCGGGTTGGCGTTTTTCATCGACTACCTGGACAACACCGTCAAGTATCCGGAGGAAACCGAGAGTCAGCTCGATACCCCTGTCCTCGGCTTGATCATGTTTCACAAGACTGAAAACCAGAACGTGGAGGAGGTCGTTCTGAAGGAGCCCCTCTCCCCCTTGGCCGAAAGCTACAAGGCCCTGCGGACAGGGGTTCTCCTGTCGGCCGCGGACGCTCCGCCGCGAAAGATTCTCGTGACCAGTTCCGAGGCGGGGGCGGGAAAGACCACGACTTCATGCAACTTGGCTCTCTCCCTGGCTCAGTCGGAAAAGCGGGTCCTCCTGATCGACTGCGACCTGCGCAAGCCACGTATGCACAAGGTGTTCGGCCTGAGCAACAAGAGCGGTCTGAGCACCTATCTGGCCGGTGTTTCGGCTGGAGGCTTTTTGCAGGAAGGCCCCATCCCCAATCTTACCCTTATGAGTTCAGGACCGATTCCGCCGAACCCTTCTGAACTGCTCACCTCAGCCCGGATGCAGAAATTGCTCGACACCCTGCAGGAGAGTTTTGACATTATCATCTGCGACACTCCGCCACTTTTGTCTGTTGCCGATGCGCGGATCCTGAGTCGCGTCTGCGACGGTGTGATTGTGGTGACCAAGGCCCGCCAGACCACCTACGAGATGGCGCGCAAGGCCCTGAAGGGACTTCGGGACGTCAACTCTACCGTGCTTGGGGTGGTGATCAACGCTCTTAACCTGGAAAAGAGTGACTACTATTATTACAACTACTACCAGTACTATTATTCCGCGTACAAGGAGGAAAAGCCCCAGGAAGAGGCCGCCTAG
- a CDS encoding CpsB/CapC family capsule biosynthesis tyrosine phosphatase translates to MIDLHCHILHDIDDGPSTLEESLEMARMAVADGIEHIVATPHVREVIHDPEDIRDRVNRFRSALQDAGIPLEISPGGDNSALLDVDTLKGHTINGTDYVLLEFPYTHLPHNARDMIYRIQLAGLLPIITHPERNPSIIAKPQLLINLAEAGAFVQVTAESLTGGFGRKVKKCAQYLLKNHAVHILASDAHSPGSRPPILSKGVKAAAKIVGEPSARRLVTTNPAAVMSNKPIHD, encoded by the coding sequence ATGATTGATCTGCACTGCCATATTTTGCACGACATCGACGATGGCCCCTCTACCCTTGAGGAATCGCTGGAGATGGCGCGGATGGCTGTGGCCGACGGGATAGAGCACATCGTCGCGACCCCTCACGTGCGGGAGGTGATCCACGATCCGGAAGACATCCGGGATCGCGTGAACCGGTTCCGATCAGCATTGCAGGATGCGGGCATCCCGCTGGAGATTTCCCCGGGGGGCGACAACAGCGCCCTGCTCGATGTCGATACCCTCAAAGGGCATACCATCAACGGCACCGATTATGTCCTGCTCGAATTCCCCTACACCCACTTGCCTCACAATGCCAGAGACATGATTTACCGCATCCAGCTGGCCGGCCTGCTTCCCATCATTACCCATCCGGAACGAAATCCGTCCATCATTGCCAAACCGCAACTTCTCATCAATCTTGCCGAAGCGGGTGCCTTTGTCCAGGTCACTGCCGAGAGCCTGACCGGAGGATTCGGGCGAAAGGTCAAAAAATGCGCCCAATACCTTCTGAAGAACCATGCGGTTCATATCCTCGCCAGCGATGCCCATTCTCCCGGTTCCCGGCCCCCGATCCTTTCCAAAGGGGTGAAGGCCGCAGCAAAAATAGTCGGGGAGCCCTCTGCGCGCAGGCTCGTGACGACAAACCCCGCCGCGGTGATGTCCAACAAACCGATTCATGACTGA
- a CDS encoding DsbC family protein, with protein sequence MRRLFETLVAFVLLVLLAIPCAAMSGDGCGAGQCTDCHSLELEEATGLLKGTVDRVLSVELGEMPGVWAVEVEKGGRKFPLYVDFSKSYLVAGNIVRLKDGKNINNDQSARPTRVDIGKIPLDDALLLGREDAKTKAVVITDPECPYCKRLHEELREVVRRDPDIAFLIKLYPLKMHPNAYTISKSILCNDSLAMLEDNFAGKTVPPPLCETDAVDQTIALVKELGIRSTPTLVLPDGRVFSGFRKANDLLELLAPRTAAQRSQN encoded by the coding sequence ATGAGACGGTTGTTTGAAACCCTGGTGGCCTTTGTCCTTCTGGTTCTTCTGGCGATTCCCTGCGCGGCGATGTCCGGAGACGGCTGCGGCGCGGGGCAGTGCACCGACTGCCACAGCCTGGAACTGGAAGAGGCGACCGGGTTGCTCAAGGGGACGGTCGATCGAGTGCTCAGCGTCGAGTTGGGGGAGATGCCCGGTGTCTGGGCGGTGGAGGTGGAAAAGGGCGGCCGCAAGTTCCCTCTTTACGTCGATTTCTCCAAGTCTTATCTGGTGGCGGGCAATATCGTGCGCCTGAAGGACGGAAAGAACATCAACAACGATCAATCGGCGCGGCCGACCAGGGTGGACATCGGCAAAATTCCCCTGGATGATGCTCTTTTGCTCGGCAGGGAGGACGCCAAGACCAAGGCGGTTGTCATTACCGATCCCGAATGCCCCTACTGCAAACGCCTTCACGAAGAACTTCGAGAGGTGGTCCGGCGCGACCCGGACATCGCTTTCCTGATCAAGCTCTATCCCCTGAAGATGCATCCCAACGCCTATACCATTTCCAAGAGCATCCTCTGCAACGATTCCCTGGCCATGCTCGAGGACAACTTTGCGGGCAAAACCGTCCCGCCCCCCCTCTGCGAAACCGATGCCGTGGATCAGACCATCGCCCTGGTCAAAGAGCTCGGAATCCGATCCACCCCGACTCTGGTCCTGCCCGACGGACGGGTCTTTTCGGGATTTCGCAAGGCAAATGATTTGCTCGAGCTCCTTGCCCCCCGGACTGCCGCCCAGCGGAGCCAGAACTAG
- a CDS encoding manganese efflux pump MntP family protein: protein MDWITLLGIALALAMDAFAVALGAGLTLPRLTGRHLFRLGFHFGLFQALMPVLGWLAGLTVQQWISAYDHWIAFCLLMLVGGKMIYEAFSEKVAEKNAPDPTRGMTLVVLSVATSIDALAVGLSLAVIGVEVWVPAAVIGLVAGGLTVAGMLLGRRIGEIWGARVEVLGGLVLCAIGIKILLEHTLLA, encoded by the coding sequence ATGGACTGGATCACCCTGCTTGGCATTGCCCTGGCCCTCGCCATGGATGCCTTCGCCGTCGCCCTGGGGGCGGGGCTGACCCTGCCCCGCCTGACCGGAAGGCACCTTTTCCGACTCGGCTTTCACTTCGGTCTCTTTCAGGCGCTCATGCCCGTCCTTGGCTGGCTCGCCGGCCTCACGGTGCAGCAATGGATCAGCGCCTACGACCACTGGATCGCCTTCTGCCTTCTGATGCTGGTGGGGGGGAAAATGATCTACGAGGCCTTTTCCGAGAAAGTCGCAGAGAAAAACGCGCCGGACCCGACCCGGGGGATGACCCTTGTGGTCCTCTCCGTGGCGACCAGCATCGATGCCCTGGCCGTCGGCCTGTCTCTGGCCGTGATCGGCGTCGAGGTCTGGGTTCCGGCGGCGGTCATCGGACTGGTCGCCGGGGGCCTGACCGTCGCCGGGATGCTCCTTGGACGCCGGATCGGAGAGATTTGGGGAGCGCGGGTGGAGGTGCTTGGAGGGCTTGTTCTCTGCGCAATCGGGATAAAAATCCTGCTGGAGCACACTCTTTTGGCCTGA
- a CDS encoding SLBB domain-containing protein, which produces MTRLVLLLTFLLLFTHAQPLLAVDTDYQVGEGDVLKVNVYDHLDLTTIVRVSSDGAIIFPLIGQVEIGGLTVSQVAQKVGMELADGYIVNPQVSVFVEEFRSKKVVIMGHVNNPGLYELSGATTLLELISKAGGLNEDAGDELTIRHKGAPVEEVTRVNLKDLLERGDTSKDVFILDGDNVFIAKAGMFYVTGEVKKPDAYKLEEGTTVIKAISMAGGFTQIASKGRIKVIRVIDGQERIMERTPMDEQILPDDVIVVPESFF; this is translated from the coding sequence ATGACCAGGTTGGTCTTGCTTCTAACATTTCTGCTCCTCTTCACCCACGCTCAGCCCCTTCTGGCGGTTGACACCGATTATCAGGTGGGGGAAGGGGATGTCCTCAAGGTCAATGTCTATGACCACCTTGACTTGACAACCATCGTCCGAGTCAGCAGCGACGGAGCGATAATTTTCCCCCTGATCGGTCAGGTGGAGATCGGCGGGCTGACGGTTTCCCAGGTCGCCCAGAAGGTGGGGATGGAGCTGGCGGACGGGTACATCGTCAATCCCCAGGTTTCGGTCTTTGTCGAGGAGTTCCGCAGTAAAAAAGTGGTCATCATGGGTCATGTGAACAACCCCGGCCTCTACGAACTGAGCGGGGCGACCACCCTTCTGGAGCTGATTTCAAAGGCCGGCGGGCTCAACGAGGATGCAGGGGATGAATTGACCATCCGCCATAAGGGCGCTCCAGTAGAGGAAGTAACCAGGGTCAACCTGAAAGATCTCCTGGAGCGAGGGGATACGTCGAAGGACGTGTTCATTCTGGACGGGGACAATGTTTTTATCGCCAAGGCGGGAATGTTCTATGTTACCGGTGAAGTGAAAAAGCCGGACGCCTACAAGCTTGAAGAGGGGACCACGGTCATTAAGGCGATTTCCATGGCTGGAGGGTTTACTCAAATCGCTTCCAAGGGGCGGATCAAGGTGATCCGCGTGATCGACGGGCAGGAGCGGATCATGGAGAGGACCCCCATGGACGAACAGATTCTTCCCGATGATGTGATAGTCGTTCCCGAAAGTTTCTTCTAG
- a CDS encoding O-antigen ligase family protein, which yields MAALWLSLREARRKELPVYSPPGMLPLALFLAYVFCQAIPLPPLLLHLLSPHTWKLYSETVWVVRPGVWMPVSLAPRATLAEFLRVAGYGAFFLLTVQLLVDRKTLKKIPVFLALFGGGFAFVGILQFLLPNDRILWIVRDWPARTSHHFGTYVNGNHYAGLMEMILPVVLAMFLSAQPEYSYHSLREKIAEFFNHPRANTHILLGFSAILISTSIFLSLSRGGIFSILIALLALGFLAMKHGKDRKKGRQLVLFMVAMLLAVGFLGWGPIFDRFEGIRTSGGEIADQRLDYWEDSRDVIQDFPLFGTGFGTFAHIYPRYQSVYTHGLMVDHAHNDYIELLVEGGIAGTGLVVWFLFAVVSASYRKFSKRRNRTSIYLFLGGLAGLLSILFHSVTDFNLHIGANGLYFFFLLGLVASAAASRSPKSRRKTNLSVMLARRLSRTFVLLGVTALIGGVFYGGAALSAVCMRSFDRLDSLSQTEPKNITAALEQGKLARNLDPLSPQVPFILADLSLAVEDRAQALEYLTAALRLDPTNGEVAQKLGLLLELWGEEEKGKRLLRSGVENNASNPELRKVYASWLFSHGHWEEGLGQVRTAMTWDPRRSRDYLTLLALYGFDAESIDSALPPLCQAQIAFGDYLLDLGFDSRGERTYRRAIPFCTEGESPSTAPFWHLKKFYFDRGRTEEALQAIQQGIELFPRDPGFRREAGFLYERLGVTYRAIEEYRKSLLLDPGKGWVRKRLEILTEGGG from the coding sequence GTGGCGGCGCTTTGGCTCTCTTTGCGGGAGGCTCGCCGGAAGGAACTTCCCGTTTACTCCCCGCCCGGGATGCTCCCCCTGGCTCTATTTCTGGCCTATGTTTTTTGCCAGGCGATTCCCCTGCCACCCCTCCTTCTTCACCTGCTCTCTCCGCACACATGGAAGCTTTATAGCGAAACGGTTTGGGTCGTACGGCCCGGCGTCTGGATGCCGGTCTCCCTGGCGCCGAGGGCCACCCTGGCAGAGTTTCTCAGGGTGGCCGGGTACGGAGCGTTTTTCCTTTTGACCGTTCAACTCCTCGTCGATCGGAAGACACTCAAAAAAATCCCGGTCTTTCTGGCTCTGTTCGGGGGGGGATTCGCTTTTGTCGGCATCCTTCAGTTCCTCCTTCCAAACGACAGAATCCTGTGGATTGTCAGGGACTGGCCAGCGCGGACCTCGCACCACTTCGGGACCTATGTGAACGGGAACCATTATGCCGGTCTCATGGAGATGATCCTTCCGGTTGTCCTGGCCATGTTTTTGTCCGCTCAGCCCGAATACAGCTACCATTCGCTGCGCGAAAAGATTGCTGAGTTCTTTAACCACCCTCGGGCCAATACCCATATCCTCCTCGGTTTTTCCGCGATCCTTATTTCAACCTCGATTTTCTTGAGCCTTTCCCGGGGAGGGATATTCAGCATCCTGATCGCTCTTTTGGCCCTCGGGTTTTTGGCCATGAAACACGGAAAGGACCGAAAAAAAGGAAGGCAGCTGGTCCTTTTCATGGTTGCCATGCTGTTGGCGGTAGGTTTCCTTGGGTGGGGGCCAATATTTGACCGCTTCGAGGGGATCCGGACCTCGGGGGGGGAGATCGCCGACCAGCGGCTCGATTATTGGGAGGACAGCCGCGATGTTATTCAGGACTTCCCCCTTTTCGGGACGGGGTTCGGCACCTTCGCCCACATCTACCCCCGGTACCAGAGCGTTTACACCCATGGTTTGATGGTTGACCATGCCCACAACGATTACATCGAGTTGCTGGTGGAAGGGGGCATTGCAGGGACAGGGCTGGTGGTGTGGTTTCTGTTCGCGGTGGTTTCGGCGAGTTACCGGAAATTTTCCAAGCGGCGCAATCGAACGTCTATCTACCTGTTCCTTGGCGGTTTGGCCGGCCTTCTCTCGATTTTGTTTCATAGCGTTACCGATTTCAACCTGCACATTGGGGCCAACGGGCTCTATTTTTTCTTTCTCCTGGGCCTGGTTGCTTCCGCGGCCGCTTCCCGCTCCCCCAAGAGTCGTCGAAAGACGAACCTGAGCGTCATGCTTGCCAGGCGCCTGTCCAGGACTTTCGTCCTGCTCGGGGTGACGGCGCTCATCGGGGGGGTGTTCTATGGCGGCGCTGCCCTGTCCGCCGTCTGCATGAGGTCTTTTGACCGATTGGATTCCTTGTCGCAAACCGAACCGAAGAACATCACGGCGGCTCTGGAACAGGGCAAGCTCGCCAGAAACCTTGATCCTCTCTCGCCGCAAGTCCCTTTCATCCTTGCGGACTTGAGTCTTGCTGTAGAAGACAGGGCGCAGGCCCTGGAATATCTAACGGCGGCCCTGCGTCTTGATCCGACCAATGGTGAAGTTGCGCAGAAACTCGGGCTCCTCCTGGAGCTTTGGGGGGAGGAAGAAAAGGGGAAAAGACTTCTTCGGTCCGGGGTGGAGAACAATGCCTCAAATCCGGAATTACGCAAGGTGTACGCTTCCTGGCTCTTTTCTCATGGCCACTGGGAAGAGGGCCTGGGCCAGGTGCGAACGGCTATGACCTGGGACCCCAGGCGCTCAAGGGATTATCTTACCCTGCTGGCTCTGTACGGGTTCGACGCCGAGTCGATCGACTCCGCTCTGCCCCCCCTTTGCCAAGCCCAAATCGCTTTTGGAGATTACCTTTTGGACCTTGGATTCGACTCTCGGGGGGAAAGAACATACCGAAGGGCGATCCCGTTTTGCACCGAGGGGGAATCCCCAAGTACCGCGCCATTCTGGCATTTGAAAAAGTTTTATTTCGATCGGGGAAGAACGGAGGAAGCGCTTCAGGCGATACAGCAGGGAATAGAACTGTTCCCGAGGGATCCCGGTTTCAGGCGCGAGGCCGGTTTCCTCTACGAGCGACTGGGGGTTACCTACCGGGCCATCGAGGAGTACCGGAAATCTTTGCTTCTAGACCCCGGGAAGGGCTGGGTGCGCAAGCGTCTGGAAATCCTGACCGAGGGGGGAGGGTAA